One stretch of Planococcus sp. PAMC 21323 DNA includes these proteins:
- a CDS encoding LTA synthase family protein yields MNNTDNKKTMNKFLPLFALAVAMLWIKTYVSQKTQFKLDVDSTLQELLLFINPLGSALLLLSLSFFFKGARKYWSLLLIYTLMSVMLYANVVYYRFFSDFITLPTLFQTQNFGDLGGSVLTLIQPTDVLFFADVIILGVLVFSNKLKKESGNFKTKVILPVITIALAISFFNLALAEKDRPQLLTRGFDRNYIVKYLGMYNYALYDTVETLKASTQRVLADSDDNTEVLNYTKSNYAKPNEDYFGAAEGMNVVYLHLESFQEFLLNYELDGEEVTPFLNSLIGDQNTLYFDNFFHQTAQGKTSDAEFMLENSLFGLPKGSAFITKGRNTYQAAPAILKDKGYTSAVFHGNNGTFWNRNEVYKSFGYDYFFDIESYTNLTEEDMAEYGVMDKPFFEQSGEMIESLPEPFYTKLLTVSHHFPYHMDEELTTIGKATTGDSSVDDYFQTARYADEAIEQFFTQLEESGLTDNTMVILYGDHYGISDNHNQAMEQILSKEITPVENANLQRVPLFIHVPGMEGGIDHTYGGQIDLLPTVLHMLGVETENYVQFGADLLSEDHEELVTFRNGDYVSPEIFSIGEKFYNPETGLLIEDEQLAKAEQLQQQSNFELELSDQLVNGDLLRFYTPIGFTPIDPSDYSYQSTSLEETE; encoded by the coding sequence ATGAATAACACTGACAATAAAAAAACAATGAATAAGTTCTTACCACTGTTTGCTTTAGCTGTTGCTATGCTGTGGATAAAAACCTATGTATCACAAAAAACACAATTTAAATTGGATGTTGACAGTACACTCCAAGAATTACTGCTGTTTATCAATCCGCTTGGTTCTGCTTTATTACTACTAAGCTTATCGTTCTTTTTTAAAGGGGCACGGAAGTACTGGTCACTATTGTTAATATACACATTAATGTCTGTTATGTTATATGCGAATGTTGTATATTACCGATTTTTTAGTGACTTTATCACCTTGCCAACTTTATTTCAAACACAAAACTTCGGTGATTTAGGCGGCAGTGTGCTGACTTTAATCCAACCAACAGATGTGTTGTTTTTTGCCGACGTAATTATTTTAGGTGTTCTTGTATTCTCGAATAAACTTAAAAAAGAATCTGGAAATTTTAAAACTAAAGTGATTCTACCTGTTATTACAATTGCGCTCGCTATTTCATTCTTTAACTTAGCGTTAGCGGAAAAAGATCGTCCTCAATTGTTAACGAGAGGATTCGATAGAAACTACATTGTAAAATATTTAGGTATGTACAACTACGCGCTCTATGATACTGTCGAAACTCTGAAAGCCTCTACTCAACGAGTTTTAGCTGATAGCGACGATAATACAGAAGTGTTAAACTACACGAAATCCAATTATGCGAAACCAAATGAGGACTATTTTGGTGCAGCTGAAGGCATGAATGTTGTTTACTTACATTTGGAATCGTTCCAAGAATTCTTGTTAAATTATGAGTTAGATGGAGAAGAAGTTACACCGTTTTTGAATTCGTTAATTGGCGATCAAAACACGTTGTATTTCGATAATTTCTTCCACCAAACGGCTCAAGGTAAAACTTCAGACGCGGAGTTTATGCTTGAAAATTCGTTGTTCGGTTTGCCGAAAGGTTCAGCATTTATTACAAAAGGACGTAATACGTATCAGGCTGCACCGGCTATCTTAAAAGATAAAGGCTACACATCAGCGGTTTTTCATGGCAACAACGGAACGTTTTGGAACCGAAATGAAGTATACAAATCTTTTGGTTATGATTACTTTTTCGATATTGAATCGTATACCAATTTGACAGAAGAAGACATGGCGGAATATGGCGTTATGGACAAACCGTTCTTTGAACAGTCAGGTGAAATGATAGAATCATTGCCAGAACCTTTCTATACGAAGTTACTGACGGTTTCGCATCATTTTCCATACCACATGGATGAAGAGTTAACAACGATTGGAAAAGCGACAACGGGAGATTCAAGCGTAGATGATTATTTCCAAACAGCTCGCTATGCAGACGAAGCGATCGAGCAATTCTTTACGCAACTAGAAGAGTCTGGTTTAACTGATAACACGATGGTCATCCTATACGGAGATCATTATGGTATTTCTGATAACCATAACCAAGCGATGGAACAAATTCTTTCAAAAGAAATTACACCAGTTGAAAATGCTAATCTTCAACGTGTGCCTTTGTTTATCCACGTGCCTGGCATGGAAGGCGGCATTGATCACACGTATGGTGGCCAAATTGATCTTCTGCCAACAGTGCTTCACATGTTAGGAGTAGAAACGGAAAATTATGTTCAGTTTGGTGCAGATTTATTATCTGAAGACCATGAAGAATTGGTAACGTTCAGAAATGGCGATTACGTCAGTCCTGAAATTTTCTCAATCGGTGAGAAATTCTATAACCCTGAAACTGGTTTACTGATTGAAGACGAGCAACTAGCGAAAGCAGAGCAGCTTCAGCAACAATCAAATTTCGAGCTTGAGTTGTCCGATCAACTGGTCAATGGTGATTTGTTGAGGTTCTATACACCAATCGGGTTTACGCCTATTGATCCATCGGACTATAGCTATCAAAGCACGTCTTTAGAGGAAACTGAATAA
- a CDS encoding bile acid:sodium symporter family protein, which yields MSLIAFISRKLPFLILLVSVATYFSPVHWQVSSWVPSLLLGAVIFFAGLSMNIEAFKEIRKKKKELLVITGLKWTLTVSVSIALAHLFFSSKPEIAAGLILAGTVPSATAATVYTFLAGGNASLVVVASLLDVAISPIVTPLAMVGVSSEQISLSFFDLLISFMLIVVLPMGLGLFLQKVIPSLKSYTGSVTKLGTSIALLVIVHTIIGSGKEAIASELATIPLIAMATFIQVTLPMAAAYFIARGLKMEEQDARAALFQVGLCNTALAAILAYKFIGELGVIAPIFNMVFNLSIGAMIANRFSKLDGIAEETK from the coding sequence ATGTCTCTTATAGCATTCATTTCTAGGAAATTACCTTTTCTAATTTTATTGGTTTCAGTTGCTACTTATTTCTCTCCTGTTCATTGGCAAGTATCATCATGGGTACCTAGTTTACTGCTAGGAGCTGTTATCTTCTTTGCTGGATTGTCGATGAATATAGAAGCATTTAAAGAAATTCGAAAAAAGAAGAAAGAATTACTGGTGATTACGGGGCTAAAATGGACACTCACTGTATCCGTATCAATCGCATTGGCTCATCTCTTTTTTTCTTCTAAACCTGAAATTGCTGCTGGTCTTATTTTAGCTGGAACTGTTCCAAGTGCTACGGCTGCTACTGTATATACGTTTTTAGCAGGCGGTAACGCTTCGCTCGTTGTTGTTGCATCTCTACTTGATGTTGCAATTAGTCCTATCGTTACACCGTTAGCAATGGTCGGTGTATCGAGCGAACAGATCTCCCTATCCTTTTTCGATCTTCTCATATCGTTTATGCTAATTGTCGTATTGCCGATGGGACTGGGTTTATTTCTTCAAAAAGTAATTCCTAGTTTGAAGTCTTACACCGGTTCTGTCACAAAGCTTGGGACCTCGATAGCGTTACTAGTTATTGTTCATACCATTATCGGCAGTGGTAAAGAAGCAATCGCTTCCGAATTAGCAACTATTCCCCTAATCGCAATGGCGACATTTATACAAGTTACCTTACCAATGGCTGCTGCTTACTTTATTGCGCGAGGACTAAAGATGGAAGAACAAGACGCACGTGCTGCTCTATTCCAAGTAGGGCTCTGCAATACGGCTCTTGCTGCGATTCTTGCTTATAAATTTATCGGAGAACTTGGCGTAATAGCGCCAATTTTTAATATGGTCTTTAATTTATCAATCGGCGCAATGATTGCAAATCGGTTCAGTAAATTGGACGGTATTGCGGAAGAGACAAAATAG
- a CDS encoding CdaR family transcriptional regulator — MNLFDLESLSSKIVEELTSLMDKNVIVTDKNGFIIASTDSNRLNSFHEGAAISMRNQQELHLTEELCNKLRGVRPGIVMPIIVSGAPIGVLGITGKPAEVEQYAKLVRKVVELFITDSISREEKERDIREIEFFFFDLVTTESPIEIIEDRARMINIDSSLYRRIAVIQTYQQLEIADVEALLRIQTIHPELKIIRWGMEKLVLLMPDIKKEQMMEGLKSLSLKIQKKIRQKLPIGIGSFNNFHQLKESFSQAETALAVSARQGKIVFEEDLKLELLYYSIREEVQKEFLKRTIEPLIKEEELMLTLEAWLKRKSSLQDLADSLHIHKNTLIYRINKIQNILNVDLHDVNDLVIVYTAVRLYRKK; from the coding sequence GTGAATTTGTTTGATTTAGAATCATTAAGTTCTAAAATAGTAGAAGAACTCACGTCTTTAATGGATAAAAATGTGATAGTTACAGATAAAAATGGTTTTATCATCGCGAGCACCGATTCTAATCGGTTAAACTCATTTCATGAAGGTGCCGCGATTTCAATGAGAAATCAACAGGAACTCCATTTAACGGAAGAGCTGTGTAACAAGTTACGTGGCGTGCGTCCTGGTATAGTCATGCCAATCATTGTTTCAGGAGCACCCATTGGCGTTCTAGGGATTACCGGGAAACCGGCAGAAGTAGAACAATATGCGAAGTTAGTGAGGAAAGTTGTCGAGCTGTTTATTACGGATTCTATCTCAAGAGAGGAAAAAGAGCGAGACATCCGTGAAATTGAATTCTTTTTCTTTGATTTGGTAACAACGGAATCTCCTATAGAAATCATTGAAGACAGAGCACGTATGATCAATATTGATAGTTCTCTTTACCGGCGTATCGCTGTAATACAAACATACCAACAACTTGAAATTGCCGATGTAGAAGCTTTGTTGAGAATTCAAACCATTCATCCCGAACTGAAGATTATCAGATGGGGAATGGAAAAGTTAGTATTGTTAATGCCAGATATTAAAAAAGAGCAAATGATGGAAGGATTAAAGAGTTTATCATTGAAAATCCAAAAGAAGATACGACAAAAGTTACCGATTGGTATAGGAAGTTTTAATAACTTCCATCAGTTAAAAGAATCATTTAGCCAAGCAGAAACCGCGCTAGCAGTTTCCGCAAGACAAGGGAAAATAGTATTTGAAGAAGATCTGAAATTGGAATTGCTATATTATTCGATTCGAGAAGAAGTACAGAAAGAGTTTTTAAAACGTACAATTGAGCCTTTAATAAAAGAAGAAGAGTTGATGTTAACTTTAGAGGCTTGGTTAAAGCGGAAAAGTTCACTTCAAGATTTAGCAGATAGCTTACATATACATAAAAATACCTTGATCTATCGGATAAACAAAATCCAAAATATATTAAATGTAGATTTACATGATGTAAATGATTTAGTAATCGTATATACGGCGGTTCGCCTTTACCGAAAGAAATGA